A window of Flavobacterium branchiarum genomic DNA:
CAGCCCGGAGACATTTTTATCATGGACTTTGGCAAAGGTCAAGGACATACTGGATTAGTTGAAAAGGTAGAAAAAAACATTATCCACACCATTGAAGGTAATACTAACGATGATGGTAGCCGGGAAGGTTACAAAGTGTGTCGAAGAAAACGAAACAAATCCACAATTAAAGCATATTTAAGAGTATGAAAAACCTAAAATTAAAATTCTGTCTGTCCATTTTTTGTTTTGTTGTTTTGGCTACAACACTAGTGGCTTGTAAAAGCTCTAGTGTTGTACCGCCAACAACAATCGAAACCACTACAACGGTAACTACAAAAGAAGTAGTACGCGATACAACTTTTAAAATCCCACAAGATAATAGCTATTATAAAGCCTATCTGGAATGTGTTAACGGAAAGGTCGTTATGAATAAAGATGTAAAACCAGTGTCTACACCAGGGAAACATTTAGAACCTCCAAAAGTCAATTTACAGGATAATATATTAACCGTTGACTGTAAGGCTGAGGCAATTAAGTTGTTTGCACAATGGAAAGATGTTTACACTAAAGAACATCAACAAATAATCAAAAAAATACCTTATCCGGTTGAACGAGAACTTTCGTGGTGGCAATTAACTCAAATTTATTGTGGTCGATTGTTTTTAACCCTGTTAGCACTTTTTATAATTGTTGTCGTGCTACAAAAAACAAATGTTATTAAATACTAATTAAATACTGTTTAAAATGTCAAACGAAAAAGCGGTCGATTATTTCGACAGACACCCATCAAGCAATGAATGTCATATTACATCTGACAACAGAGTATTTCACACTAAAGGAACTGCTGACAGTCATGCAAACGGGCTAAAAGACAATAAAGTTAATTCTCATTACAGAAGTGATTACGAATTATCGAACATAGAAGTACTTGGTCCTGATATTGAAACTGGCATCGCAACTGAAACGCCTGAAGAAAAAGAAGCTAAATTAAAATTGAGAGTTGATAAATTAGTCTCTTTAGGTTTCCAGCAGATTGAAGACAATTTTGTTAATGCCGAAACTAATAGCAGTATTTCTGCTACTGATGTTTTTGAATCAACAGATGAGCTGTTTGAAATTTCAATCACACCCCCTAAAACCCAACTCAAAAAAGTTTACACTATTGAAGATTTGAAAGTTTTTGATTTCGAATCAGATTATGAGGTCATCAAGGCAATTGTTAAAGGTTTAGCCCTTGAAAGTGCTTCAAATTCTAAAAAAGACCTTTTAGAGGCTATTACAAAAGCAAAAGCTAATTTAGAAAGTCAAGAATAATGGAACTAGGAACCGGAACGCCAAAGGTTACTGTAGCAGTAGCCTCGGGCAACCTCCAACGTCAGTTGCAAATTATGGATGGTGTTGCAGGACTTATGGGAACGGCCCAAACTAAAATAGGTGTAATTGAAACTGTTTTTGGTTATGATGATGCAATAGCAAAGGGTTACACCGTTGCAGCGGAACCATTTTTAAACAAGGCTATTGAGGTGTTCTATCAGGAGTTGGGAGGTAATAAGGCTTTAACTATTCTTGGAGTTGAAGACACAATGACTCTTACGCAAATGGTTACTTCGACTAATGCAAACGGTCTTAAAAAGTTACTTAATTCAGTACAAGGTAAAATCACCATTGTCGGGTTAATTCGCAAGCCAAGCGAGGCTTACGCAATGTCAGAAAATCTCTTTTTGGATAAAGATGTAGAGGACGCATTGTTAGCATCTAAAACATTAGGACAATATCAGCAATCAATCAATAAGCCTGTTAGAATGCTTATTGAGGGTAGAGTTGCCGATTTAGAAGCTGATTTGTTCGAACCTAATACGGTTGGGAATGGTTTTGCGGGTGTTGTACTTGGTAGCAATTTGAAAGATGGTTCTGGCGCCAGTGGTGTTGCTTTGGCTTTGGCCAGATCAGTTAAATACCAATCTCATATAAAAATTGGCAATGGGCAAAATGGTCCTTTGACTATTTCTGATGCATTTATCGGTGACAGAGCTATCGAAGATTATTACCCGGAGGAACTAGATATTTTTGCCAATGCAGGTTACATCATAATGCATCGACGTGACGGATCAGCAGGATATTATTTTGCAAGAGATAATATGGCGACTAATGACGATTTCAGAATCTTAGTGCACGGCAGAATAATTGATAAAGCTCAAAGAATTGCTACAGCAGCCGCAACTCCAATGTTAGAAACTTCTGTTCGTGTGAATGCTGATGGAACCATCAATGGGACCGATGCGAAAGATTTAGAAGAAACAATCTCTCAACAATTGAGATCACAATTAGCGGGTCAGGTAAGTGATATTGATGTTAATGTACCAACTGATGTAGATATAATTAATACTAGCACTGGAGCGATTGAAGTCAAAGTTTTGCCTCTTGGCTATTTGACCTGGATTAAAGTAAAAATAGGTTTAACTGCTAATTTATAGCTATGAATATAAATATAAGTTCATCAGAGTGTGCATTTGCAAATTTTGAGATTAAAATTCTAACGCGAACAATTAAAGGATTACGCGGGTTTAGCTTCAAAAAAGAAGTTGAAAAAGAACATTTATACGGGGCTGGTGATGAAGCTATCGATATTCAATCTGGTAACAAGAAAAATTCAGGAAGTATAAAGGTATTAGGTTTTGAAGCTGATGCCATGAACAAAGCCGCAAGAATTGCAGGATTTGAAGACATTACCGAGGTACCACATGAGCTAATTGTAATCACTTGTACATATCGAAAAAGATTGGTTGACCCAATCTCTACATACATCGCTTCAGGTGTTGCTTTTACGGAATCAGGTGTTGATCTGGAACAAAATGCAAAGTTTAGAGAAATAACATTGCCTTACCTGGCAATGAATGTAAGATTACCATAACATCAAAAACAAACAAATGACAAAAACTGCAGTAAACAAAGGAAATTTAAAAGGCGCTTTCGCTAATCGTAAAGCCAAAGAAGTTGAAAAACTTAAAGAGTTTGATTTAACACCATATATCGAAAAATTTGGGGAGCCAAAGTTAGAGGAATGGAAGCAACTAGCTGGAGGCCGTAAGTTGATCTATTTAAAACACGAAACTGACTTGGCAGTTTTAAGACCTCCGACAGCCGATGACTTAGGCGACTATATGGAAGCGATAGGAAGTGCCGGACTGAGCAAAGCTGTTGCAATGGTGATGGAGCAACTTTGGTTGGATGGTGATATTATCCTAATCGAAGATGAAGAAAAATTCATTTCTGTTTTCTTACAGATAAACAACATCTTGGAAGGGAAGAAAGCCGAGTTTTTTCGCGCTTAGTAATAAAGGCATAAAAGATTGCCAGAATAAAAAAGCAGGACTAGATCACCTGATTGTATTTGGGTGTATGAAATTCGGAGCAAATGCCTTAAAAGATTGGGGTGATGAAACATTTTTCTATCGGACCGGGATTGCACTTGAATTATCAAAAAAAGAAGAAACTTAGGTTATGAATAACACGATTGATTTTGTTTTAAGAATGCGTGACATGGCAAGCTCGAACCTAACCCGATTAGGTTCGACTTCTCAGTCCGTGTTTAACAGGATGAGTCAATCGGCTAATCAAATGACTGGTCGCAACCGTATTTTAGGAATGAGCTTTGCCGAGCTACAGAATAAAATTAGACAAGTTGAAGACACAATTAGCAGAAGTACTATTCCTAGTCAAATTGCAATGGCTCGACGTGAGCTAGCCTCTTTACAAAGGCAATCGGTTAGTCATTCGGGCAATACAAGTTTTTCCTCTGGTAGCAGTTCTAAAGGTTTAGGTGTTGGAGGCGTTGCAATTGGTTCTATGATTGGCAATTTAGCTTCCTCTGGTGTTTCAATGTTGCTAAACGTGGTAACTGCTGGTGTTGGCACAATGATTGAAAAAAGCTTTGAAAAAGAGCGAGCAATTACTGGATTGACTACTTTTTTAGGCAAGCAGGGCGCGCAAGATGCATATAAAAATATTAGAGAGGATGCAAATGCAACGCCTTTTGATACTGCCTCGCTTTTAGAGGTAAATCGTTCTTTGATTTCAGCGGGACTGAATGCTAAGGCAGCCAGAACTGATACTATGAATTTAGCTAACGCCGTTTCGGCTGTTGGTGGCGGAAATGATATTTTATCAAGGATGGCCGCTAATATGCAACAAATTAAGACAGTCGGGAAAGCTACAGCAATGGACATTCGACAATTTGGAATAGCCGGAATTAATATTTATACCATGTTGGCACAATCAACAGGCAAAAGTATTGACCAGGTCAAGGAAATGGAAGTCACTTATGAAGACCTTGCAAAAACTCTGGCGATGGCAAATTCTAAAGGAGGTATTTATGAGGGAGCTATGGCGGCGCAATCGCAAACAAAATCTGGAAAATGGGACACTGTTAAGGATAACTTTACGACTGCAGCATCTGATTTAGGTGATGCGTTTTCACCAGTTATCAATAAGTTTCTCGATATGGGAATTAAGTTCGCTAATGGTATTGGTCCTATGATTGAGCGTGCACAACCTTATATCGATGCATTTGCCAACGGTGTAGGTAAAGCGGTCGACTATGTTACCCAAATTGTTAGCGGTACAGGCAAGTGGAGTGAATGGGTTGCAATAGCTAAAAGCCTTTTTAACGTCATGTACCCAATTATCCAAAACATAGCTCTTAAGCTTTGGGATTTTGTAAGTCGAATAGTAGAGTTTGTGCGTAAAAGTGAAATTCTAAAGGACGTTTTTAGGTTTATTGGATGGTACATGAAAAATATTGGTGATGCTATAGGTGTTGTTTTAGATGGCATTCTTTGGGTTTGGAACAACCTTGTAGAACCTATTTTAAATAAAATAGAAGCTTTTTACAAGTGGATAAAAGGCAATAATACAATTAATGTAAAAGGTACAAAAACCTTAATTACTCCTAAGACACCAAAAGATGAAAGTCCAGACGATTCGCCATTAGGTGCCGGAGGTTCATTAATGGCTTCAAATAACGCATCTGGAAAATCAGCGGGTGAAACCGTTTCCGGTTCGGGTCCAAAAGTGGTAAATATCCAAGTAGGAAAGTTTTTTGAAAACCTGCAATTTACTACCATGAACGCCAACGAATCAGTTGATGAAATGGAAAGAATTGTAATGGAATGTTTAGCGAGAATAGTATATAACGGTTCAAAAATGGTTTAATTATGTTTAGTACAAATACAGTAGTTGATTTAGTAAAATTATATAAAACCTATTTTGCAAACTCACCTTATTTTATTACTGATAAGGATTCTTTACAACCCACAACAGAAGAAACGGGATATTCCATAACAACTGAAAATACACGTCCAAAAGGTAGTATTGATTATTCAAGTAAAAATATTCCTTTCAATAAAATTGGTGCTTACGGACAGGCGATTTGGTTTCCTGTAACTCTTAAAACAACAACAATTGATAATAATGGTAATGCTGTTTTTGTAGAGATTGAAATCGAAGCCTGTACCGTTGGCGTTAATTTAATGAAGGAAATAGTTAGAACCCCTGTAAGTGAGCGTAAAGGAAAAGTAAAAGAGTGTTTTGCTATTGATGATTATAAATTTACAATAAAAGGTTTTTTAATTGGAAAAAACAAAATGGTCCCTGAAGATCAAATAACTACTTTAAAACAAATTTTTGAGAGTACTAGCCCTGTTGAGCTACATGGCGGTTATCCAGAAATATTTTTAGATGATAGTTGTCAAGTTGCTGTAAGTACTTTGGATTTTCCAGAAGTACAAGGAAAAGCAGTCTGGATACGCCCTTTTTCGATGACCCTTGAAACGGATTATATATTGGACTTAATCATATAATAAATGTTTTATTTAACAAGCGATATCGCAATTGGAGGTTATCCAAATATAAAGCCATCAAAAGTTTCTTGGAAAACAGATATTAATAGTTTTACAGATACCTGTACAATTGAATTGCCAAGGATTAAATATTTGACAAATGAGAAAACGATTACTGAAGATATACAAGAGCCAAATAATCGTTCAGAATATCTTTTTAAAGAAAACGACAAAATCAGCATATTGCTTGGTTATGATGGTAATAACGTAAAGCGTTTTGAGGGATTTATCAAGCGAGTAAATATGGGAATTCCTGTAAAAATTGAATGTGAAGGATACAGCTATTTATTATATGACATCATTTTTAATAAAACTTATTCAGTCGTAACTGTAAAGCAGTTGCTAACTGATCTATGCTTAGGAACTGAAATTGTTTTATCAACTGAAATACCAAACGTTCCTTTAAAAAATGTTCGATTTAAAAATGCCACAGGTATTCAGGTTTTGGAATGGCTAAAAAAAGAGGTGCATTTGTCGGTTTACTTCAATTTTAATGAATTGTATGTAGGTACTCAATACGGAAAGAAAGGCAAAACGGTAAAACTTCGTTTAGGTTGGAATACCGTAAAAGATGATGATTTTAAAAAACGTCTGGTTGATAAAAATATTAGAATAGTTATCCAGGAGAAAAACGGCCAAGGAGAAGTTAAGCGCACTAAATCAGATGCTGACAAGTACGACAATTTAAAAACTGTAAAAGTAAAGGCGGGATTGCCCGCTGATCTGCTAAAGCAAATTGCTAACAGGTTGCAGACCAAAAGCAATTATAAAGGGTACGAAGGCAATATAACAGCATTTTTAGAACCAGCCACAAACAAAGGAGATATAGCCGAAATAGATGGTTACAAATATCCCGATAAATCAGGAAACTTTTTTGTAGAAAGCGTTTCGGGTGAGTTTGGAAAATCAGGAGGCAGGCAAACAATTCAATTAGGTTTTATAGCAACAAAATAATTAAGACAATGAAAAAAATAGCCCTTACAAAAAATAAAAAAAAACAATCAAAAGCTTTTCAAAAAGCGGTTGAGCCTTTAATGAAATATTTGGCTAAGAATCACCATCCACATACAAAATGTATAGTTGAGAATAATATTGCTGAATTAGTAGAAGGGATTGAAGTTCATAATACAGATAAATTCATATTGGATTAATGCCAACATTTGATCAAATAAGAGAGGGGCTTGAAAGCCTTGCTAAGAATCATGGTCCTGCTGTAAGCAACATTGCGAAAGTTAAATCTGTTGATGAAAATACAGCTTTATGTGTTCTTGAAGATGAAGACGGACAGGAATTTTTAGACGTACGACTTCGCCCGGTTCTCTCAGATAAAAAAAGTTTCATCCTGGTACCAAAAATTGGCAGTTACGTTTTAGCTGTTCGCGTTGAAGATGATGACGACTGGATGATTATTGCAGCCGATGAAGTTACAAAAGTTGGGTATTACATTGAAAATACTATTATTGAAGTTGATGCAACCGGATTTTTATTTCAAAAAGAAAACGAAACATTAAAAAAGATAATGGTTGATTTAATAGCTGCTATAAAAGCGATGAGTTTTATTGTTTCAACTCCTGACACTTTAACTGGTAACACAACGGTGCTGAACAATATTCCACAATTCACAGAAATTGAAATGAGAATTAATCAGTTTTTAAAATAGGTTTAAAATGACAGATTTTTTATTAGATGATGATTTTGATTTATTGGTTACCGATGGCGATTTAGTTGTTGGAGAGAGTACCGCTCAACATCAAAAAATGTTAATTCTGATTGAAAAAGGAGAATTAAAGGACGTGCCAATGCGCGGTGTTGGAGCTCAAAGGTATTTAGAAGATGACAGCCCCGAAAATTTAGCCAGGGAAATTAGATTAGAATTTTCATTTGATGGTATGACAGTAAATAAAATACAAATAGCATCCGATTTGACAATTGAAATCGATGCAAAATATTAGAAAATGACAGTAACTGTTTTAGTCTTGCAATCTTGGTTTGATTTAGCCGTACAACATACTGGAAGTGTTATGAACGCTTATGAGCTTGCTCTTGCTAATGGCGATAGGTCAGTTACTGATGATCCAATTTCAGGCGAACAAATAATAATCCCGAGCAACATTACAATTTTAAAAAAAGAAACGGTCTATTTAAAAAGCAAAACAGCAATACTAGCTACAGGAATAACTAAGGGTCAATTAGATCAATTAACACCGCCTATAGGTATAGGAACAATGATTGTAGGATCAACATTTATAGTAGATTAAAAAATGGCAAAAAAAATAACAGATATTTCAAACGAAATTTACGCTAAAATAGCTGCTGATTCAACGCTCCCAAATTCGATAAGTCAATCAGCAATTTATAGACGATTTATATTTATAATTAGTTATGCAATTTGGCTTTTAGACTCTCTTTTCGATACTCATAAAGCAGAAGTTACTGACATTATAGAGCAACAATTTCCTCATAGACCATCTTGGTACAGAACCAAAGCAAAAGCATTTCAGTATGGTTTTGATTTAATTGAAGATACCGACAAGTATGATAATGTCGGATTTCCGGAGGAACAAATTGAAAATTCTAAAATAATTAAATATTCAGCAGTGACACAATCAGCTGGACAATTGCTGATAAAAATTGCAACTGAAAGCGATGGCGTTTTATCTCCAATTTCTACTCCTCAAAAAGCATCCTTTGATGCCTACATGAGTGAAATTACAGATTGTGGTGTAAAATATATTGTGGTAAATCATTTACCTGACATTTTGCTGTTGAACTTACAAATATTTCGTGATTCATTGGTTATAGACAATACTGGGATGAGTATTTTATACGGGAACTTCCCTGTACAAGATGCTATTTTAGAGTACATGAAGGAGCTTCCTTTTAATGGTGAGTTAGTGTTGTTTGATTTGGAAACAAAATTAAAAAATATTGAAGGGGTAAGAATTCCAAATATCGTAAATGCGGAATCTCAGATTATTGATATTTCTACGGGTGAGTATTTACCACCCAAAGCAATAAATGTAAAGACAATTCCAGAGAGTGGATATTTTGTAGTGCCAAATTTTGATAATGTGAAATATGTGGTATAAAATAGATTTTGATAGGCTTATTCTTTTGTTGTTGCCAACATTTTTACGAAAGCCAATATTGTTTGGTTATATCAAAGCTTTGATTTCGCCTATCAATAGTTTGCATTATCAATGGACACAAATGCGCACAGACAATTTGCTAAAGCTTTCTTATAATGGGCAAAAATGCTATTTAAGAAAAGCGCTTAATGATAAATTCGACCCTGAATTGCGGCGGATTACCATTAGTGATGTTGAACAAATAGATCAAGATTATTTATACACCCAGTCTGAAAATTTAGATGTGTACTTGGGGGTAAT
This region includes:
- a CDS encoding nucleotidyltransferase, which produces MAKKITDISNEIYAKIAADSTLPNSISQSAIYRRFIFIISYAIWLLDSLFDTHKAEVTDIIEQQFPHRPSWYRTKAKAFQYGFDLIEDTDKYDNVGFPEEQIENSKIIKYSAVTQSAGQLLIKIATESDGVLSPISTPQKASFDAYMSEITDCGVKYIVVNHLPDILLLNLQIFRDSLVIDNTGMSILYGNFPVQDAILEYMKELPFNGELVLFDLETKLKNIEGVRIPNIVNAESQIIDISTGEYLPPKAINVKTIPESGYFVVPNFDNVKYVV
- a CDS encoding DUF2586 family protein, translating into MELGTGTPKVTVAVASGNLQRQLQIMDGVAGLMGTAQTKIGVIETVFGYDDAIAKGYTVAAEPFLNKAIEVFYQELGGNKALTILGVEDTMTLTQMVTSTNANGLKKLLNSVQGKITIVGLIRKPSEAYAMSENLFLDKDVEDALLASKTLGQYQQSINKPVRMLIEGRVADLEADLFEPNTVGNGFAGVVLGSNLKDGSGASGVALALARSVKYQSHIKIGNGQNGPLTISDAFIGDRAIEDYYPEELDIFANAGYIIMHRRDGSAGYYFARDNMATNDDFRILVHGRIIDKAQRIATAAATPMLETSVRVNADGTINGTDAKDLEETISQQLRSQLAGQVSDIDVNVPTDVDIINTSTGAIEVKVLPLGYLTWIKVKIGLTANL
- a CDS encoding DUF6046 domain-containing protein, translating into MFSTNTVVDLVKLYKTYFANSPYFITDKDSLQPTTEETGYSITTENTRPKGSIDYSSKNIPFNKIGAYGQAIWFPVTLKTTTIDNNGNAVFVEIEIEACTVGVNLMKEIVRTPVSERKGKVKECFAIDDYKFTIKGFLIGKNKMVPEDQITTLKQIFESTSPVELHGGYPEIFLDDSCQVAVSTLDFPEVQGKAVWIRPFSMTLETDYILDLII
- a CDS encoding tape measure protein, with the protein product MNNTIDFVLRMRDMASSNLTRLGSTSQSVFNRMSQSANQMTGRNRILGMSFAELQNKIRQVEDTISRSTIPSQIAMARRELASLQRQSVSHSGNTSFSSGSSSKGLGVGGVAIGSMIGNLASSGVSMLLNVVTAGVGTMIEKSFEKERAITGLTTFLGKQGAQDAYKNIREDANATPFDTASLLEVNRSLISAGLNAKAARTDTMNLANAVSAVGGGNDILSRMAANMQQIKTVGKATAMDIRQFGIAGINIYTMLAQSTGKSIDQVKEMEVTYEDLAKTLAMANSKGGIYEGAMAAQSQTKSGKWDTVKDNFTTAASDLGDAFSPVINKFLDMGIKFANGIGPMIERAQPYIDAFANGVGKAVDYVTQIVSGTGKWSEWVAIAKSLFNVMYPIIQNIALKLWDFVSRIVEFVRKSEILKDVFRFIGWYMKNIGDAIGVVLDGILWVWNNLVEPILNKIEAFYKWIKGNNTINVKGTKTLITPKTPKDESPDDSPLGAGGSLMASNNASGKSAGETVSGSGPKVVNIQVGKFFENLQFTTMNANESVDEMERIVMECLARIVYNGSKMV